In Dysidea avara chromosome 3, odDysAvar1.4, whole genome shotgun sequence, a single window of DNA contains:
- the LOC136249047 gene encoding uncharacterized protein isoform X1 → MQVFPFQNCCFIIMHIAIVCTGFFLQMNDRRGHRKLRLHSNKHWQPKPKRLPVSIPLRDVSVLKVSLPLSFQVSLPLCSFVDAPVRSLDILHSRLKQCNGIPSGWIDTIQNAELRIFQLGYFESGTEVLRSLAIKEDFSWIVNYKRETLKPSSALLKDIPTSLNSVSHVSNFLHTSKVCEGNCDDAFLKLPNIQNGELKDNSRTSTVAALDTARTGSLSIYHVECDILMNSTEESRLCICCKKYKKTLSAMLSCRRKDQKTHPMQQSYNLCEFECV, encoded by the exons ATGCAAGTATTTCCTTTTCAGAACTGTTGCTTTATTattatgcatatagctatagtttgcactggattttttttgcagatgaATGATAGGAGAGGTCACAGAAAGCTTAGACTTCATAGTAACAAACACTGGCAGCCTAAACCTAAGAGGCTACCAGTTTCAATTCCTTTGAGAGatgtgtcagtgctgaaggtgtCTCTGCCACTGTCATTTCAAGTGTCTCTGCCTTTGTGTTCATTTGTTGATGCACCAGTCAGGTCTTTGGATATTTTGCACAGTAGACTGAAACAGTGTAATGGCATTCCTTCAG GGTGGATTGATACAATCCAAAATGCAGAATTGAGAATATTCCAACTGGGTTATTTTGAGTCTGGCACTGAGGTTTTAAGATCATTAGCCATTAAGGAAGACTTCTCATGGATTGTGAATTATAAAAGAGAAACTCTGAAGCCCTCATCTGCTCTTTTGAAAGACATTCCGACATCTCTTAATTCAG tttcacatgtatcaaactttctacatacaagcaAGGTTTGCGAAGGCAACTGTGATGATGCATTCTTGAAGCTCCCAAACATTCAGAATGGTGAACTCAAAGATAATTCAA GAACCAGCACTGTGGCAGCACTGGACACTGCAAGGACTGGTAGCTTATCCATCTATCATGTTGAGTGTGATATATTGATGAACAGTACAGAAGAGTCCAGGCTGTGCATATGTTGTaagaaatacaagaaaacactatCAGCTATGCTGTCATGTCGCCGAAAAGATCAGAAGACTCATCCCATGCAGCAGTCATACAACTTATGCGAATTTGAGTGCGTCTGA
- the LOC136249047 gene encoding uncharacterized protein isoform X2 yields MNDRRGHRKLRLHSNKHWQPKPKRLPVSIPLRDVSVLKVSLPLSFQVSLPLCSFVDAPVRSLDILHSRLKQCNGIPSGWIDTIQNAELRIFQLGYFESGTEVLRSLAIKEDFSWIVNYKRETLKPSSALLKDIPTSLNSVSHVSNFLHTSKVCEGNCDDAFLKLPNIQNGELKDNSRTSTVAALDTARTGSLSIYHVECDILMNSTEESRLCICCKKYKKTLSAMLSCRRKDQKTHPMQQSYNLCEFECV; encoded by the exons atgaATGATAGGAGAGGTCACAGAAAGCTTAGACTTCATAGTAACAAACACTGGCAGCCTAAACCTAAGAGGCTACCAGTTTCAATTCCTTTGAGAGatgtgtcagtgctgaaggtgtCTCTGCCACTGTCATTTCAAGTGTCTCTGCCTTTGTGTTCATTTGTTGATGCACCAGTCAGGTCTTTGGATATTTTGCACAGTAGACTGAAACAGTGTAATGGCATTCCTTCAG GGTGGATTGATACAATCCAAAATGCAGAATTGAGAATATTCCAACTGGGTTATTTTGAGTCTGGCACTGAGGTTTTAAGATCATTAGCCATTAAGGAAGACTTCTCATGGATTGTGAATTATAAAAGAGAAACTCTGAAGCCCTCATCTGCTCTTTTGAAAGACATTCCGACATCTCTTAATTCAG tttcacatgtatcaaactttctacatacaagcaAGGTTTGCGAAGGCAACTGTGATGATGCATTCTTGAAGCTCCCAAACATTCAGAATGGTGAACTCAAAGATAATTCAA GAACCAGCACTGTGGCAGCACTGGACACTGCAAGGACTGGTAGCTTATCCATCTATCATGTTGAGTGTGATATATTGATGAACAGTACAGAAGAGTCCAGGCTGTGCATATGTTGTaagaaatacaagaaaacactatCAGCTATGCTGTCATGTCGCCGAAAAGATCAGAAGACTCATCCCATGCAGCAGTCATACAACTTATGCGAATTTGAGTGCGTCTGA
- the LOC136251778 gene encoding uncharacterized protein, giving the protein MCENVAKSLEENYGEEVQETVKFVKMIDKFFDCFNVSNAVTGYHSRKSFKDPYTSKKDFRLQWLEEEFMPYLENWEKSVYEREGFSPKQKEMMLMPRETRLGITVTVKSFVELVKYIFTIPGVKFFLSERLCQDPLENYFGCQRQRGGRHENPNVSDFCKNSQALKVINSVCGSISKENCRGKKQSIDIEQESRPLKKRCKAKCRDKSYSKLIKPPGVFKSKLKLLAAKKVKKKSFAPRKELFTASKYLDIPVQKVVTVDMPASSSDNPNSNDVPAPVLNEKATSDVTEASHESCSNDQVKSHKHQQTSAEVDIVEMDEKDTLAGSHDRNDVTEMDII; this is encoded by the exons ATGTG TGAGAATGTGGCTAAGTCGCTTGAAGAGAATTATGGTGAAGAAGTACAGGAAACAGTCAAGTTTGTTAAAATGATCGATAAGTTTTTTGATTGCTTCAACGTATCCAACGCTGTTACTGGATACCACAGCAGGAAATCATTCAAAGATCCCTACACTTCTAAAAAGGATTTTCGTTTGCAA TGGCTTGAAGAAGAATTTATGCCTTACTTGGAGAACTGGGAGAAAAGTGTCTATGAAAGGGAAGGATTTTCTCCAAAACAAAAggaaatgatgttaatgcctaGGGAAACTCGTCTTGGCATCACTGTCACAG TTAAATCATTTGTGGAACTGGTTAAATACATATTCACCATACCAGGAGTTAAATTCTTCTTGAGTGAGAGGCTTTGTCAAGATCCTCTTGAAAATTACTTTGGCTGCCAAAGGCAACGTGGAGGGAGACATGAAAACCCAAATGTCAGTGATTTTTGTAAGAATAGTCAGGCACTGAAAGTAATCAATTCTGTTTGTGGAAGCATTTCAAAAGAAAATTGCCGTGGCAAGAAGCAGTCTATAGATATAGAGCAGGAGAGCAGGCCACTTAAGAAACGGTGCAAGGCTAAATGTAGGGACAAATCTTATTCTAAGCTTATAAAGCCACCAGGCGTGTTCAAAAGCAAATTGAAGTTACTGGCAGCCAAAAAGGTTAAAAAAAAGTCATTTGCTCCAAGAAAAGAATTGTTTACAGCTTCAAAATATTTGGATATTCCTGTACAGAAAGTTGTTACTGTTGATATGCCTGCCAGTTCAAGCGATAACCCTAACAGTAATGATGTGCCAGCACCAGTACTTAATGAAAAAGCAACATCAGATGTGACAGAAGCCTCCCATGAATCTTGCTCGAATGATCAGGTGAAAAGTCATAAGCATCAGCAAACTTCTGCAGAAGTAGACATTGTTGAAATGGATGAAAAGGATACACTTGCTGGCAGTCACGATAGAAATGATGTGACAGAAATGGACATCATTTGA
- the LOC136251779 gene encoding uncharacterized protein codes for MMSSFSRVCSGFPSLAPTTVPTTVTGSPVMFTFPAMYSGLPSFNPMTVTDSSVMSRFPAVCSVSPSLAPTTVPTTVTGSPVMLTFPALCSGFPSFNPTTVTGSSVMSRFPTVCSVSTSLAPTTVPTTVTGSPLLFSFPAVYSGFSSFALTTVTSSSVMSSLPAVYSGFTTTTVTSQPMMSIVSTTSEEVSINVGDRKYKIKTPKRKLAAKRYARQSYPSFTKSVVDSHPDNILSVIGSGIKNEFSHMSSTNLKTIIKCDGETIQMFSWDAIWGDLKLHMPMFTSFLESFQTKEDILVNCVVGCMLLKKRNQSLAFLQRTLSTFSMLMELQRRCVYRCLQPLMLCQSYEATLDTMDRIVAHYDKIPLLWKNQLMQYVPSTQNCISADQFFPNLSDSVSSSETSFASPSYSPINTSNDSEADRPTCNPLLLTTSILEVLQDNTPTQPRPELLVELQDGISEQWDGTSQPFQPRGSTPQPRGSTPQPQDSTPQPQGSTPQPRGSTPQPRSSTPQSQSSTPQPRGSTPQPWQPQLRNTTSQQQDGTLLQLPGSTSNPQDSPPQPLDTTSDPQENITFGSEMRQDRGSTQQNGTVNTNWPGFKIVGDNIDKNFHPSFQRHSNSTNSMHAFHMYAVQDRIDLSSYSDIAPSSIIEIDKLLISKEDTKSFLGDAVVLLSRILVQHIKVFSTQKKDVLAHIPSKFIEEMSMKSKVVPLGVLKRNENRIEEMCEIMDEIHKYVPSRHVTELFPLFHDESDFEYDDEVFHQILLGGDQLTTARARGSIAARRDHQTRRERLQGLLPVVEDWHAKQCLLKAIWKHFFTQASSTEKGTLSQFKVLLNVATSVDPEKNMKGCEDFLLIVLHAHVVAAGNKLMEKKQYDTAQDLARAILRKFTNFDPDKKNSQNDKIHLYGTELLTVAIIWHSFDDSIREADGDRVLLCWKFLLVIFRAKGHRNYCKEAVTLLVQYHFLLSDRKAAQMKWSRFINTSGKQGCNIPCDIHLEHLNKRLKGLITKLNSNASGSSNSIYPVNAVNRAARSIGLLNELCDLFEDQNKVSPESGNHNKPSLEKDVKLIVDVLKEVDVFDIKQRRKHRSFSNIGQILQQCPSGHLKPWILSKLDAYNLI; via the exons ATGATGTCCAGTTTTTCTAGAGTGTGTAGTGGTTTTCCATCACTTGCT CCGACAACAGTTCCAACGACAGTTACTGGTTCACCTGTAATGTTTACTTTCCCAGCAATGTACAGTGGGCTTCCGTCATTTAAc CCCATGACAGTTACTGATTCTTCTGTGATGTCACGTTTTCCTGCAGTCTGTAGTGTTTCTCCATCACTTGCT CCAACAACAGTTCCAACGACAGttactggttcaccagtaatgcTTACTTTCCCTGCATTGTGCAGTGGGTTTCCGTCATTTAAT CCCACGACAGTTACTGGTTCTTCTGTGATGTCACGTTTTCCCACAGTCTGTAGTGTTTCTACATCACTTGCT CCAACAACAGTTCCAACGACAGTTACTGGTTCACCTCTGTTGTTTAGCTTCCCAGCAGTGTACAGTGGGTTTTCATCATTTGCT CTAACTACAGTTACTAGCTCATCAGTGATGTCAAGTTTACCAGCGGTGTACAGTGGATTTACT ACAACAACAGTTACCAGTCAACCTATGATGTCCATTGTCTCTACAACATCTGAGGAAGTTTCT ATAAATGTTGGTGATAGGAAATACAAGATTAAAACTCCAAAGAGGAAATTGGCTGCAAAGCGGTATGCTAGACAGAGTTATCCATCCTTTACCAAATCTGTTGTGGATTCTCATCCTGATAATATCTTGTCTGTAATAGGGAGTGGTATTAAGAATGAATTTAGCCATATGAGTTCTACCAATCTCAAAACTATAATAAAATGTGACGGAGAAACTATTCAGATGTTTTCTTGGGATGCTATCTGGGGTGATTTAAAACTACACATGCCTATGTTCACATCATTTTTGGAGTCTTTTCAAACTAAAGAAGATATCCTTGTGAACTGTGTAGTTGGATGCATGCTTTTGAAGAAACGAAATCAATCATTGGCTTTTCTTCAAAGAACGTTATCCACTTTTTCTATGCTAATGGAGCTTCAAAGAAGGTGT GTATACAGGTGTTTGCAACCATTAATGCTGTGTCAGTCATATGAGGCCACCCTTGATACCATGGACAGAATTGTAGCACATTATGATAAAATACCATTGTTGTGGAAAAATCAGTTAATGCAATACGTTCCTTCAACACAG AATTGCATTAGTGCAGACCAATTTTTCCCCAACTTGTCTGATTCAGTTTCCAGTAGTGAGACCTCTTTTGCCAGTCCATCATATAGCCCTATTAATACATCTAATGATTCTGAAGCAGATCGACCAACATGTAACCCTTTGTTGTTGACAACCAGTATTCTAGAGGTGCTACAAGATAATACACCAACACAACCCAGACCAGAACTACTAGTGGAACTACAAGATGGTATATCCGAGCAATGGGATGgtacatcacagccatttcagcCACGGGGTAGCACACCACAGCCACGAGGTAGCACACCACAGCCACAGGATAGTACACCACAGCCACAGGGTAGTACACCACAGCCACGGGGTAGTACACCACAGCCACGGAGTAGTACACCACAGTCACAGAGTAGTACACCACAGCCGCGGGGTAGTACACCACAGCCATGGCAGCCACAGCTACGGAATACTACATCACAACAACAGGATGGTACACTACTACAGCTACCTGGTAGTACATCGAACCCACAGGATAGTCCACCACAGCCACTAGATACTACATCTGATCCACAGGAGAATATTACATTCGGGTCAGAAATGCGACAGGACAGAGGATCCACACAACAGAATGGTACTGTAAACACCAATTGGCCTGGTTTCAAAATTGTTGGAGACAACATAGATAAGAACTTTCACCCATCATTTCAACGTCATAGCAATTCAACTAATTCCATGCATGCATTTCATATGTACGCAGTGCAAGATAGAATAGATTTATCATCATATTCTGACATTGCACCATCTTCCATTATTGAAATTGACAAGCTACTAATAAGCAAGGAAGACACCAAGTCATTTTTAGGTGATGCAGTTGTATTGCTGAGTAG AATTTTGGTTCAACACATAAAAGTGTTTTCTACCCAAAAGAAAGATGTGCTGGCTCACATACCAAGCAAGTTCATCGAGGAGATGTCAATGAAGTCGAAAGTG GTACCACTTGGAGTGTTGAAGAGAAACGAAAATAGAATTGAGGAAATGTGTGAAATAATGGATGAAATTCACAAGTATGTGCCGTCCAGGCATGTGACAGAATTATTTCCACTATTCCATGATGAATCTGATTTTGAGTATGATGATGAAGTTTTTCACCAAATTTTACTAGGGGGTGATCAATTGACAACAGCTAGGGCAAGAGGCAGCATTGCTGCTAGAAGGGACCACCAAACACGCCGAGAGCGTTTACAGGGCTTGCTACCAGTGGTAGAGGATTGGCATGCCAAACAATGCTTACttaag GCTATTTGGAAGCACTTTTTTACTCAGGCTTCCAGCACAGAGAAAGGTACATTATCACAATTTAAAGTGCTCTTAAATGTAGCAACTTCCGTGGACCCTGAGAAGAATATGAAGGGATGCGAGGACTTCCTTCTCATAGTGTTGCACGCTCATGTTGTTGCTGCAGGAAACAAACTTATGGAGAAAAAGCAGTATGACACTGCCCAAGACCTTGCAAGAGCCATACTTCGTAAGTTCACAAATTTTGATCCAGACAAAAAGAATTCACAGAATGATAAAATTCACCTGTATGGCACAGAGTTACTAACAGTGGCCATTATTTGGCATTCCTTTGATGACTCCATACGGGAAGCAGATGGAGACAGGGTCCTCCTGTGCTGGAAATTTTTATTAGTGATTTTTCGGGCAAAGGGTCACAGAAACTATTGCAAAGAGGCTGTAACACTACTAGTTCAGTACCACTTTTTGTTGTCAGATCGCAAAGCAGCACAGATGAAGTGGTCTCGTTTTATTAACACATCTGGAAAGCAAGGTTGTAATATACCATGTGACATCCACTTAGAGCACCTCAATAAACGTCTTAAGGGGCTGATAACAAAGTTAAACTCCAATGCATCGGGTAGTAGTAATAGTATCTACCCTGTCAATGCTGTCAATCGTGCTGCAAGGTCTATTGGCTTGCTAAATGAACTGTGCGATTTATTTGAAGATCAGAACAAGGTTTCACCTGAATCTGGCAATCACAACAAGCCCTCTCTAGAAAAAGACGTCAAGTTGATAGTGGATGTTCTCAAAGAAGTAGATGTTTTTGACATTAAGCAAAGGAGAAAACACCGGTCATTTTCAAATATTGGTCAAATTTTACAGCAGTGTCCATCTGGACATTTGAAACCATGGATTTTATCAAAACTTGATGCATACAATTTAATTTAA
- the LOC136249049 gene encoding uncharacterized protein translates to MTWSGLSPENIICNPKYRQMLLSPVYKENLIGIAVDEAHCVKTWGDDFRTAFAMIGELRSIIPDHVRILALTATATHPTLQAVKDRLYLQNPIVVGLSPNIFLSVIPAMKLDELSAVIAGDLIKMKMNYPKTIVFCRTYWDCSDLYARLIRYLGDDKTEPAGYPNFLQFRLLTMYTRASTVAMKQAVLSVFTKQGSKLRIVIATKAFSMGIDCPDVHQIIHWGSPCDPEHYLQEIGRAGRDSELSHALLICGRKGGRHMQQSMKAYYENSSSCRRCNLFQSFILFDEPDCIKCKCCDICSTLCDCEECSKQ, encoded by the exons atgacttggagtggccttagtccAGAAAATATTATATGCAATCCTAAATATCGTCAGATGCTTTTGTCACCAGTGTATAAGGAGAACTTGATTGGTATAGCAGTGGATGAAGCTCATTGTGTTAAGACTTG GGGTGATGATTTCCGTACTGCATTTGCCATGATTGGAGAGCTACGAAGCATTATTCCAGATCATGTCCGTATCTTGGCGCTGACAGCTACAGCTACTCACCCTACTTTACAAGCTGTGAAGGATCGTTTGTACCTACAGAATCCAATCGTTGTTGGCTTATCACCAAATATTTTTCTTTCTGTCATACCTGCCATGAAACTGGACGAGTTGAGTGCAGTGATAGCAGGTGATTTAATAAAGATGAAAATGAATTATCCTAAAACTATAGTATTTTGTCGTACATATTGGGATTGTTCTGACTTGTATGCAAGGCTGATACGCTATCTAGGCGATGACAAAACCGAACCAGCAGGATATCCCAATTTCCTGCAATTCCGTTTGCTAACTATGTACACCAGAGCTTCAACTGTGGCAATGAAACAGGCTGTATTGTCTGTGTTTACAAAGCAAGGATCAAAATTACGAATAGTGATAGCCACTAAAGCATTCAGCATGGGCATTGATTGCCCTGATGTTCACCAGATCATTCATTGGGGATCACCTTGTGACCCTGAACACTACCTACAAGAGATTGGAAGGGCAGGGCGTGATAGTGAATTGTCACATGCTTTATTAATATGTGGAAGAAAAGGCGGCCGTCACATGCAACAGTCCATGAAGGCATATTATGAGAACAGCAGCAGCTGTCGTCGGTGTAATttattccaatcatttatactTTTTGATGAACCAGACTGTATAAAATGCAAGTGTTGTGACATTTGTAGTACTTTATGTGACTGTGAAGAATGTTCAAAGCAATAG
- the LOC136251780 gene encoding ATP-dependent DNA helicase RecQ-like, translated as MDLQEAIHQASSDIGLSLKQKQLEAVVKFCSGNDVFVSLPTGYGKSIIYAILPSVFDKTRGRKGSIMVCISPLSAIMMDQTAKFQSAGLSVDFVGESQTDKAACERVVKGETQLVYIRPHQVKP; from the exons ATGGACCTACAAGAAGCAATACATCAAGCTTCTAGTGACATTGGGCTAAGTCTGAAGCAAAAACAATTGGAAGCAGTGGTGAAGTTTTGTTCTGGAAACGATGTGTTCGTTTCCCTTCCTACCGGGTATGGAAAATCGATCATCTATGCTattttacccagtgtatttgATAAAACTCGAG GCAGAAAAGGAAGTATAATGGTGTGCATTTCCCCTTTATCTGCTATTATGATGGATCAAACAGCAAAGTTTCAGTCTGCAGGTTTGAGCGTTGACTTTGTTGGTGAATCACAAACGGATAAAGCAGCATGCGAACGGGTAGTGAAGGGAGAAACCCAGCTGGTGTatattaggccacaccaagtcaaaccttag